In Choristoneura fumiferana chromosome 21, NRCan_CFum_1, whole genome shotgun sequence, a single genomic region encodes these proteins:
- the gish gene encoding casein kinase I gish isoform X9 encodes MNKRENSKDKERQSDDKRTSTATGAVAGRGVGSSAMHPSRHSVTSSSGVLMVGPNFRVGKKIGCGNFGELRLGKNLYNNEHVAIKMEPMKSKAPQLHLEYRFYKLLGTHAPSTAEGIPEVYYFGPCGKYNALVMELLGPSLEDLFDLCGRRFSLKTVLMIAMQLLHRIEYVHTRHLIYRDVKPENFLIGRTATKREKIIHIIDFGLAKEYIDLETNKHIPYREHKSLTGTARYMSINTHLGKEQSRRDDLEALGHMFMYFLRGSLPWQGLKADTLKERYQKIGDTKRATPIEVLCEGHPEELATYLRYVRRLDFFETPDYDQLRRMFRDLFDRRGYVDDGEFDWTGKTMKIVSIPTFEKSTPGNQFPFSTHKGEMDI; translated from the exons ATGAACAAGCGCGAGAACAGCAAGGATAAAGAACGTCAGAGTGACGACAAAAGAACTTCCAC CGCCACCGGCGCGGTGGCAGGGCGCGGGGTGGGCAGCAGCGCCATGCATCCGTCACGGCATTCCGTCACGTCCTCATCGGGCGTCCTGATGGTCGGCCCCAACTTCCGCGTCGGCAAGAAAATCGGCTGCGGTAACTTCGGCGAACTTAGACTCG GAAAAAATCTCTACAACAATGAACATGTAGCGATAAAGATGGAGCCTATGAAATCTAAGGCTCCGCAACTGCATCTAGAATACCGATTTTACAAGTTACTGGGCACGCATG CGCCGTCGACGGCGGAAGGCATTCCTGAGGTCTACTACTTCGGCCCTTGCGGTAAATACAACGCCCTAGTGATGGAACTGCTTGGGCCTTCACTCGAAGACCTTTTTGACCTCTGCGGCCGCCGGTTCTCTCTTAAGACTGTCTTAATGATCGCTATGCAGCTG TTACATCGTATCGAGTATGTCCACACGAGACACCTAATATACCGAGATGTGAAACCAGAGAATTTTTTAATAGGTAGAACTGCAACTAAAAGGGAAAAAATCATTCACATCATTG ATTTTGGTTTGGCCAAAGAATATATAGACTTAGAGACAAACAAACATATCCCATATCGGGAGCATAAGTCACTCACGGGGACCGCAAGATACATGTCAATAAATACACATTTAGGAAAAG AACAATCTAGACGCGACGACTTAGAGGCTCTCGGGCAtatgtttatgtattttttacgtgGTTCCTTACCCTGGCAGGGTTTAAAAGCTGATACACTTAAAGAAAGATACCAAAAAATTGGCGATACTAAGCGAGCGACGCCCATTGAG GTGCTTTGCGAAGGGCACCCGGAAGAGCTGGCGACGTACCTCCGCTATGTGCGCAGACTGGACTTCTTCGAAACCCCCGACTATGATCAGCTGCGTCGCATGTTCCGCGACCTGTTCGACCGGCGCGGCTACGTCGACGATGGCGAGTTTGACTGGACCGGCAAGACCATG